One part of the Flavobacterium johnsoniae UW101 genome encodes these proteins:
- the cydB gene encoding cytochrome d ubiquinol oxidase subunit II, translated as MEFFWYVVLMGILAVYLVLDGYDFGAGIIHLFFADTEKDKKAITSAIGPFWDANEVWLIAAGGVLFFAFPTLYASSFSGFYLPLIMILWLLIFRAIGLEMRGQIHNPMWESIWDKAFGIASLLLALFFGIALGNIVRGVNLGMVQNGVSTQEPHFFFLPLWNPTFSPQANELGIIDWFTLFLGIVSVVALTIHGANWIIYKTNSSLNPKLKKVVFVLNIVLLVLVCISLQIWHFIEPKPFHNFVENPILWFFPLLTFVGIAGLFKVRSFKKDGHGFIFSTLFLVGGFASTAVSIFPNVLPSTNKVNPSLTIYNTAAHEYGLSAGLSWFFIALFLVIIYFIIQYRVFSGKMDDIGYGEH; from the coding sequence ATGGAATTTTTTTGGTACGTAGTTTTAATGGGAATTCTGGCTGTTTATCTGGTTTTAGACGGCTACGATTTTGGAGCAGGAATAATTCATTTATTTTTTGCTGATACAGAAAAAGATAAAAAAGCAATTACAAGCGCCATTGGTCCGTTTTGGGATGCCAATGAAGTTTGGCTTATTGCGGCCGGAGGTGTTTTGTTTTTTGCTTTCCCAACTTTATATGCATCCTCTTTCAGCGGTTTTTATCTGCCGTTGATTATGATTTTATGGCTTTTGATTTTCCGTGCCATCGGACTTGAAATGCGCGGACAAATTCATAATCCAATGTGGGAAAGTATTTGGGACAAAGCTTTCGGGATTGCGAGTCTGCTTTTGGCGTTATTCTTCGGAATTGCTTTAGGAAATATTGTTCGCGGTGTCAATCTCGGAATGGTTCAAAATGGCGTTTCTACTCAGGAACCTCATTTTTTCTTTCTGCCTTTGTGGAATCCAACTTTTAGTCCGCAGGCAAATGAATTGGGAATTATCGACTGGTTTACACTTTTCTTAGGAATTGTGAGTGTGGTTGCTCTAACAATTCACGGTGCCAACTGGATTATTTATAAAACAAATTCATCGTTGAACCCAAAACTCAAAAAAGTGGTTTTTGTCTTGAATATTGTTCTGCTGGTTTTAGTTTGTATATCGTTACAAATCTGGCATTTTATAGAGCCGAAACCGTTTCATAATTTTGTTGAAAATCCTATTTTGTGGTTTTTCCCGCTTTTAACTTTTGTTGGTATTGCGGGTTTATTTAAAGTACGTTCCTTTAAAAAAGACGGTCACGGATTTATATTTTCAACTTTATTTTTAGTAGGCGGATTTGCTTCAACAGCTGTTTCAATTTTTCCAAATGTTCTGCCATCAACCAATAAAGTAAATCCGTCGTTAACGATTTACAACACCGCTGCTCATGAATACGGATTAAGCGCCGGATTGAGCTGGTTTTTTATCGCTTTGTTTCTGGTTATTATTTATTTTATTATTCAGTATCGCGTTTTCAGCGGTAAAATGGATGATATTGGATATGGGGAACATTGA
- a CDS encoding cytochrome ubiquinol oxidase subunit I, with protein sequence MEEMLFYDRMQFAFTITFHYLFPQLTMGLSLIIVYFKWKYLKTNNEQYNHATHFWMKIFALNFAMGVVTGIPMEFQFGTNWAKFSELTGGIIGQTLAMEGMFSFFLESSFLGLFLFGEKLLGHKWHFVTGLLIMIGSWASGYLIIATHSWMQNPVGYEILENGKFVLNNFQALFLNPWLWPSYLHNQAASLVTSSFVVAGIGAFYILSKKNVSFGKLFLKTGVIFGLISSVIVAVPTGDLLAKNVVKYQPVTFAAMEGIFHTEKKGSEIVLIGQPDVKDKKLDNKIAVPNILSFLTYGNWEQEIKGLDQFEEDLHPTNISGLYYAYHIMVGLGTVFIGLMVISLFQLIRGKLFQTKWILWSLMFMMPFPYIANTTGWYTAELGRQPWLVYNLMRTAAGASPTVSSGNTLFTLLGFIGLYLLLGMLFLLLVGKIINKGPHNVDLSSEKI encoded by the coding sequence ATGGAAGAAATGCTCTTTTATGACCGAATGCAATTCGCCTTCACCATTACTTTTCATTATCTTTTTCCGCAGCTTACAATGGGTCTTTCGCTCATCATTGTTTACTTCAAATGGAAATACTTAAAAACTAATAACGAACAATACAATCACGCCACCCATTTCTGGATGAAAATCTTTGCCCTCAATTTTGCAATGGGTGTGGTAACAGGAATTCCAATGGAATTTCAATTTGGAACCAACTGGGCAAAATTCTCCGAATTAACCGGAGGAATCATAGGCCAGACTCTCGCAATGGAAGGAATGTTTTCTTTCTTTCTCGAATCCTCTTTTCTGGGATTATTTTTATTTGGAGAAAAACTCCTTGGCCATAAATGGCATTTTGTAACCGGATTATTAATTATGATAGGTTCCTGGGCCAGCGGTTACTTAATTATTGCTACACATTCCTGGATGCAGAATCCTGTTGGATATGAAATCCTCGAAAACGGAAAATTTGTATTGAATAATTTTCAGGCTTTATTCCTTAATCCTTGGCTTTGGCCTTCTTATTTACACAATCAGGCAGCTTCTTTAGTTACGAGTTCGTTTGTTGTGGCAGGAATTGGTGCTTTTTATATTTTGAGTAAGAAGAATGTTTCTTTTGGGAAATTGTTCCTAAAAACGGGAGTAATCTTCGGATTGATTTCGAGTGTAATTGTAGCAGTTCCAACCGGAGATTTACTGGCAAAAAATGTTGTAAAATATCAGCCTGTAACTTTTGCAGCAATGGAAGGAATTTTTCATACCGAGAAAAAAGGTTCTGAAATTGTTTTAATAGGACAGCCCGATGTAAAAGACAAAAAACTCGATAATAAAATTGCCGTTCCTAATATTTTAAGTTTCCTGACTTACGGAAACTGGGAGCAGGAAATAAAAGGTTTAGATCAGTTTGAAGAAGACCTGCATCCAACCAATATTTCGGGATTGTATTATGCATATCATATTATGGTAGGACTTGGAACGGTTTTTATTGGATTAATGGTGATTTCGCTTTTCCAATTAATCAGAGGAAAATTATTCCAAACCAAATGGATTTTATGGTCTTTGATGTTCATGATGCCATTTCCATATATTGCCAATACAACAGGCTGGTATACGGCAGAATTAGGAAGACAGCCGTGGCTGGTTTACAATTTAATGCGAACTGCAGCCGGCGCTTCGCCAACGGTTTCATCCGGAAATACTTTGTTTACATTACTGGGTTTTATTGGTTTATACCTTTTACTGGGAATGTTGTTTTTGCTTTTAGTTGGAAAAATTATTAATAAAGGCCCTCATAATGTGGACCTTTCATCAGAAAAAATATAG
- a CDS encoding HD domain-containing protein — protein sequence MNTKDLLDQIAFIKEIDKVKYIQRKTKLFNSDRCENDAEHSWHLALMAIVLAEHSNEPIDVLKVVKMVLIHDIVEIDAGDVFIYDTVKNHSNTDEERLAANRIFGLLPKNQAEEFISIWEEFEAGETNEAKFARSMDRLEPLLQNTSNNGGTWKEFGVKYDKVYEKKSIIKEGSKSIWNYAEGLINESVEKGILEK from the coding sequence ATGAACACAAAAGACTTATTGGATCAAATTGCTTTTATAAAAGAAATTGATAAAGTAAAATACATTCAGCGCAAAACAAAATTATTCAACAGCGACAGATGTGAAAATGATGCAGAACACAGCTGGCATCTGGCGTTAATGGCAATTGTTCTGGCAGAACATTCTAATGAACCTATTGACGTTTTGAAAGTTGTAAAAATGGTTTTGATTCATGATATTGTAGAAATCGATGCGGGAGATGTTTTTATTTACGATACAGTAAAAAATCACTCAAATACTGATGAGGAAAGATTAGCCGCAAACAGAATCTTTGGTTTACTGCCAAAAAATCAAGCCGAAGAATTTATTTCAATCTGGGAAGAATTTGAAGCGGGAGAAACCAACGAAGCTAAATTTGCCAGATCTATGGACAGATTAGAACCTTTATTGCAGAATACGTCTAACAATGGCGGCACCTGGAAAGAATTTGGAGTGAAATATGACAAAGTCTATGAAAAGAAAAGTATCATAAAAGAAGGCTCAAAATCGATATGGAATTATGCCGAAGGTTTGATTAATGAAAGTGTAGAAAAAGGGATTTTAGAAAAATAA